DNA from Cotesia glomerata isolate CgM1 linkage group LG10, MPM_Cglom_v2.3, whole genome shotgun sequence:
ATCTCCGGTGAGTGATGCATAGTTGATAAAACAaggacatttttatttttcctcgGAACATATGATACCAAAGTACAATtactagaaaataaaaattcactacTAGCAACTgctctttttttaatattcaaaaactTTTGAGGAagctcttttttatttttacggaTTGTCCCCACTATTGTGGTTCGATGATTTTGTAACAAGTCTTGAGCGAGAGGTATTGAAGTAAAATAATTGTCCATTGTTATATTGCGACCTGTATTTAGAACTGGTACACTCAATCTTTTGACAACATCGAAAGCgctatttgataatttataaggACCTTCTGGTTGTTTGCCAGCataaatttccatttttaatGTGTAAAATGTCCTTGAATCAACTAAAGCATAAATTTTGATGCCATACTTTGCAGGTTTATTAGCTATATACTGGCGAAATTTACAGCGACCCCAAAAACTTTCTAACATTTCATCAATAGTCAGAAATTCGCCTGGTGTGTATAGCTTTTGACACCTTTCTATAAAATCATcactaaattttcttatcggaGCTAAATTATCCAGTTTTTTACGTTCCTTTCGAGTGTTTATGTCATCAAATCGTAACGCGGTTAGCAATAAGTAAAATCGTTTCATACTCATTACAGCTCGAAATATGTCAGGCGCTGTTCCATCAGAGCACCACAATTCCCGTAAATTTAAGTGTGACCCATGTTTCAAACCAATCAAAAACAATAACCCGATCATAGCATAAATCTCATTGATGTTGGTAGCATGAATATCTGTTTCTCGCTGGTATGACCTTTCTGTccgtaatttttctaaataaatattcgtacATGATACGATTTCTTGCACGGTTGgtaatggaaaaaataatttccaaatatCCAGAATAGTGTGTAAATCTTTAGCCGAACCTTTTACGCCTGGAAGATGTGTAATAATATTTGCTTTAGACGTTCTCACTCGTTGATTAGGTGGATTGAGTTCCCATCTAGTTAAATTGTCTTTCCCAAGTACATATTTagaactattattattattttcatcttcAGATCCATCAGTATCCTCAAAACTTTCGGATTGCGATTGCTCAGTGTCTGTATCATGTTGTCTGActtcatcatcatcgtcaGCATTCGTTTCAGTATCAGATTCTTCATCGTCATCAAGttgaagtaaatttaaaatgtctTTGTCAATTTCATCTGTTTCTTTTTTTCCGATATCATTTGATATCTTTTTTGATGATCGCAAATTATACAATGAATTCATGATGATCTgcaaatagataaataaataattcaccatgattaatttaactataattaagttataaaaaataattttaaaaaatattgaaacttaatgaattttatataaacGAGTTAATTagtctaaataataattttaataaactctAAAAATTTAGGTTATCTACAGATAAACAGTGTTTTCAATATAACctttaataatagtatataATTACTTACATTCATACATCTGCGTTACAtcaacttattattattattaataaataattatttattattattatcacataactaataaacataaatattctAAGCGTCTATGTTATTGCACTTGTAACGGAAGATAAGTTTAAAAGTTACGAAGTATACCGAGTGCGGCCGAACAGCTATACACGTACGAAGGAACACGAACCGGCCCGAACGTTaccgaaaataaattttttttcgttacacCTATAATCCCGTGATGAGAAGAATGCTCACAATTTCTGAAGCGcatgagaaaaatatttttttataaattatatataatattgagGGATTTCAAAAGTTCATAATTTGAAAGTAGATAAAATTACTCGAaggtagaaaaaatttcatctaccctttccatttgaaaaaaaagagttATCGATGTTTTAAATCGAGCGTGAGCAAAATGCTCATAACGTGAGTGCTGACGGGTTAAAACGAAAAATATTATGAGCTTCAAACACTATAGTGTAACTATAGTTACAATGAAAAGAAAGAGCTTATTTAGACAtgataatttcttttttttttgtaaaaaataaaactatagaATGATCGTTATTGTAAACTtggtattataaaataattcaagttaattgcttaaataatcataattttttatgcactTAATGggtgaaaatgattttttttttaaataaaatctagaGTAAGTAACTTTTATCATCCGGGAATTgacagaaataatttttcactaCCAAAGAATTAATGTATATTAAAATAGCTGACCAACGAGAgggcaataatttaaaagtttacaatagccaaaaaagatttttaaaaggaaatttcaaaaagatttcgttattgatattaaagtgcatttttaagtttaatgttttttttacagtaaacaAACTAATTTGAAATTGCTTATTGATACAgtataatgttttttttttttaatcatactcGTTTaagactgaaaaaatttttaaaactttttcaatatattaacaaaatagttaaaataaaaaatttttttttaattaagcgGTAATTAGATATTGGAttgaaattagaaaaataattattaaatatcaaattaaatGATTCAATTGATACATATAAAGAAATTTGTCCtctgtatatacatatatagaaaAACCTAAATATTCATACTTTTAAGTGTATATACGTGTATATAATGTAGATATATCCTATACATAGGTCAGATACATTAGTAGTTATGTAGAGATAAGTAAACATCAAGCCAAGTACTGCGCCCGAATGGGGAAAATGCCCAGAGCCTAAGGAATACTACTACTACTGTTTAAAACGTCAAGCAAGCGTGGTCACTTGTTCGTTTGTTATTTGTCTATCGGCACCTTATTTCTTAAAGTGGTGGTGGGGCTAGGAGGGGTAAAATAGTTTTACATTTACGTTGACTGGCACGCGCCAGTACAGACAAGGAATTAGTATACGGTAGTTGACGGTCGAATGCGCTTTTTGATTCTGTGTCAtagatatttcttaaataaaatctatttaaaataaaattattaaaaaaaaaaaaatgcgttTTGCACTCGTATTATTGCCACGACAATCCAACAAAAAAGTGATATTAGAGACACGGTTCATACCAGATTTTCACGAATATAATACAGAAAGTAAAACTCGTGTATATCGTTACAATGATGGCAGGGTGAAACacaaatgtttaattttatgtgtAGCAGGttagtaaacaaaatttattaatatttttcgtaaCTAAAATTAACAGGTATCCGCAagttgtttaaattatttttaattagccaaagataaaaatatttcgaaaatgATCAACGAATAAtgtaatactaaaattagctaacattttgaattttttgatttttttttttttttcaataattaaattagaacaaaaaaatatttttaaaaaattgcacttacagtttttaaagttttttacaagtaaaaattttttttttattttttcgtaatcattttttcaataaaaaaaaattctaaaaatttttaaatgccggTTAACTTCATTGTCAATGATActataaagttagccgacgcttttaatttttttatttttttttaataattaaattagaacaaaaaaatattttttaaaaattgcacttggagtttttcaagtttctaacaaatggcaattttttttcttttttttttttgcatcgatttttttaataaaaaaaattttttttattattaaatgtcggctaacttaattttcatttattttcatacgaataattaatattatcatttttttttttacgaaacaGATATTTATCtcttcataaaatatttaataaaaaatgatatttctaATAATGATCGAAAATAGATTATAGTTTAAGATAatgttttgaatattttttttgtattgcttctatatattttttttattctataattGCGTTATCaagtattttcaaaatttttaatatttagaaatttaacaactattaaaattttttatttcaaacaaaTATAACAAAATGGCTTGGGGGCATCTCTGCATAGAATTTCTCTACATTTTATAATCCTTCAGGAgatatctttattttaaaaaactctcAGTTTAAAACTCTACAATGAAAAcaaatctatttaaaaaatccttcATTTGAAAACCTCTCAGGAAATAATTGATTACAATGAAACTTCTCTATATCGTAAAAGTCTCAGGCAATGCATCTCTCAGAAACAAAAGCtcgataattttctaaattcatgtgtattttttttttattaaaataatcaaaaatataaagttctTTAGGATCTCAAAATGTGACCGTCCGATGAAaactagatttaaaaaaatatttcatagatgttataattcttaataactagaacattatatttttgattattttaataaaaaaagaatacaCATGAATTTAGCAAATATCGAGCTTTTGTTTCTGAGAGATGCATCGCCTGAGAGTTTTACGATATAGAGAAGTTTCATTGTAATCAATTGTTTCATGAGAGATTTTCAAATgaaggattttttaaattgatttgtttTCATTGTAGAGATTTATTCTgagagttttttaaaataaagatttctgCTGATGGATTATAAAATGTAGAGAAATTCTCTGAAGAGATGCTCCCCACCcaacaaaattattgtttataacaacaatttttaaaaaatttcagttcaatatatatttttctgttAGTCAATCAAATATATTCATCTCAAATCGTTATTtaacgattaattattttatgacatCAAAGATAGCAGCcgtttgaccattttttaattttttcttacgaaaaaatttcatccgaaaaattatttaaaaaacatttcattatttaatttctaaaatttctacatatatcaattttctttgctataattaatttaataaaaaaattcttaaaatgatcaaataattgcaaagttaattttcatatttttttgggtgacgtaattacaataataataagtagtCCGGCTTTGTAacgaaaatacaaaaaaaaaaaaaaaaaaaaaaggatgacactgaagttgacagacattagaaattttttaagaattttatagcagttaaattattataaaaaagaattttattaaaaaatttcacatgtgaaaattaataaaaattataaatgaaaatttttagaagcatttttttattataattaatttgttaaaaaaatttttaaaattgacagctgacggctaacttcagGATCATAAAAACAGACAACATTAAAGACGAGGATTTAGTtcttaacaggcgagaccatctttttctcgctttgctctcacggagttcaacggaactatctctgtcgcactcccaaaagcagagcaattgcagtttcgattggtttcacgaaacgaatgaaattaaaaaaaaaaacgctttgtggtgaaatagtttattaaattatctattatctctaaaaacgttttttcaaaatttacattcgtttcgctaagtcgattgaaactgcaatcactggtctcggctgttaacGTATATTAGTACAAAGAGAAACTTTTATCTTAAGTAATATCTAAACGTACACTCTCGCCAGGAGCACATATACATCAGTCGAAGTAGTTCAGTTTGCaactgtttttaattatttatttttacttttttttttattatttgtaattgtgaattaaattttaataaatttacaatatgaATGCTTAAGTTACAATCTTAATTCGTGAAAATAgctatacttaattttttatttcgttttGATAACTGATCTTAGTAATAAAAgctttcgttaaaaaaatcttaattatatttcaaGAGCACTGTAACGTGTTCTTaaattgtgtatttttttattaattcgtTGGCAGTGTACGTGTGTctgagttaaaataaaaaaaaataaatgtacttCTGTACCTTACTTTATGAAAATGATATAATGCAAACAAATATTGAAACATAGCTAATTGTTGACAATatgtaaacaaaaattaattaacatacACATGAAGAAATCGTTGACAAGTACTTATGCactgtttcaaaaaaatattaatagcaaaaaatattttatgttatcatgttatcaattttatcaattattatgtcagttataaaaattgaataatttataacatcaaaaatattttgtatacgttttattacttattgagtatttgttaaaattgattttatctgtattaaaatttttgacataagaaattaatttacgcCTCAACGATTTTACCGAAAAGTGTTTAATAGTCAAAAACTATTCAGTTTAttcaaccttttttttttctttttttttactgtcaaGTAAATCCTGGCGTAAATCAGATGAAAAGTTTTTGCgcttttcataaaatttgttcaaactagataaatttataaatctaaaaaacttCTTATGTTAATACTATACAGTTTTTCTTTGAATATTTACTGACTAAACTAgatgttttaatttatgttatgCATTCAGATTAATATTagaaaactgttttttttttgttttcgtttttttgCTCATAAACCgatgaatgaaattttattaaatattaacaaataatttttaagtattaaaatcatttttatattgtatataacatgcttgattaaaaaaaaaccttcaCGTATTATaggaagttattattattaaaaaaaacaaaaatttgttgaaaactcgttgtaaattatttttttaaatcataattatgtaaaaatattataaaaattcatccacACTGATTCATGATAGCTAATGCATTTTAAACTTCAGATTCTGTCAAGGAATTACAAAATCCTAACTTGTGTTATCGgattccaaaaataaattattcgtCGCTCTGTACCTCCTCATCGGAAAATGAAGAAGCAGGTGTTCCAAAGGCTAAGAGAGTTAAAAAAGTATGTACAAGTAATTTTGTTAAGCATTTTTAGTCAACCTTAAAGAACTTCTCATGAcacatgtatatatacatttttttttccagaatAAGAAAcgaaatttggtatcatcaaGAAAAAGTAGGGTTGACGAAAGCCTAAAAGCTCACCAAAAGGATAGTCTAGTTAGAAATAAGGTATGTAttctatattaaaaatgtaaaatgtaAGAGTAATGTAAAATTCAATACTCTTGAATCAAAGGTAACAatgaaaagttaaaatttcatattttaaaacattttgaaTGTTTAGCAGGGAAACAAAGATTCAGACGATAATAACGAGGATAAACAGAacgaagaagaaaaagaaaacgATGATGATACATATGACGAAGAGCTTGAATTTGAATTGAGGAATAATGAAACGAATAgagaaaatttatcaacaattcAAAATTCTAATCTGCCAAGGACTGCTCacaatagtaaatttaatatgCAAGCTGGATCAAGTAAGGTACAAAAAggtttattaatatatgtaTCAGCACTaactaaaattgaaaaaatgattattttattaaatactcaattttttgtttaaatactTAATCGTTATTAATTGTggcttggaaaaaaaaaacgacacGTGACCAACGTTtgcatttttgttatttatttcaatagcAAATTTTCTGTGTAAGtgtagtaaaattttagaaatttgttCGTGAAAAAAGCTGTGGTGAaaatatgattaaatttagtataaattaaactatattATACGTATCCTTATGacgtaaaattaaagttttgaagaagagtttaaagaaataaagaagagcttgagtttttttaaatattattaaaatatataatcgaTATTTAGTTTGAAGTCAAACAGTTTCAACTACTTTAGGTTAGATAAATGTCTTTATTCTAACTTAACTTAATTCATGAGAAAAAGtcaatgttattttaaaaatagaaaaaattaatgagtaAAAATCAATGTTAACTtgattcattaaaataaatcctaAGCCAAGAATATCAGTTTAAAGAATTTGGTAATCtcaaatcaattacaaaaatttttgacctaaaaaacgataattaaattttactggagtcaagaatttttttacttcattcaagattgtaaaattttagcaATATgatcttgattcaaaaattgcTTGCTTAAATCAggataatgtttttttttattaatatacaaAGTTTATCGTAACAATATGATGTactagaaattaaaaaaatttcaccatATATAGGTAATGGTTTGAATAATTTCAAGAAAAGAAATTtccaatgataaaaattattaaaactttttttgcagtatcttatattttttcaattaaaataaaataatgataaaaaaatttgaataataaaaaatttgatcaagtaattatttttaacaattttatagttgaataaaacaagaaaattatttaataaaataatttttcagtttaataacgaatgatatatttttaaaaaataaatttcattcataaaattttatctcttaCATTAAGGATATCGATTAGTCTGtcattaaatactttttttgtttttttttttttttttttaagataaattataatttaagaaatttaaaaataatcaatgttAATAGCTCGTATT
Protein-coding regions in this window:
- the LOC123272924 gene encoding uncharacterized protein LOC123272924, producing the protein MNSLYNLRSSKKISNDIGKKETDEIDKDILNLLQLDDDEESDTETNADDDDEVRQHDTDTEQSQSESFEDTDGSEDENNNNSSKYVLGKDNLTRWELNPPNQRVRTSKANIITHLPGVKGSAKDLHTILDIWKLFFPLPTVQEIVSCTNIYLEKLRTERSYQRETDIHATNINEIYAMIGLLFLIGLKHGSHLNLRELWCSDGTAPDIFRAVMSMKRFYLLLTALRFDDINTRKERKKLDNLAPIRKFSDDFIERCQKLYTPGEFLTIDEMLESFWGRCKFRQYIANKPAKYGIKIYALVDSRTFYTLKMEIYAGKQPEGPYKLSNSAFDVVKRLSVPVLNTGRNITMDNYFTSIPLAQDLLQNHRTTIVGTIRKNKKELPQKFLNIKKRAVASSEFLFSSNCTLVSYVPRKNKNVLVLSTMHHSPEIDAESGPKTKPEMITFYNSTKGGVDTVDELKGNYSTARETNRWPMVIFYAFLNISGINAQIIYNNNKSAGKNANANMTRREFLKKLAFDLIQSHLLDRLKEPRLTIELRQIISRITKLKSDAVTEENTQEDGTSNGYCSFCPRRKNRKTKKKCSHCSSLICNEHTAFYCMNCEKQLTESTD